One window of the Agrobacterium larrymoorei genome contains the following:
- a CDS encoding serine hydrolase domain-containing protein, producing MATTMDWSAASKTAGELVSRWGEDEPGGCVVGFDLSGTRFVHAGGVESLSTLVPFSSQTVARYASLTKHVFCAMVLTNADAIGLDDTLADHLPELQSPLRDVTVGQALDMSGGLPDVRECLSLLGLSVYSETRAEPLLEYVARQRRLNFPAGTEVSYSNTGYRLVEAALARKGLRFDDFVQKRIAKPLGIGLAAPDVWNDPVAGLAPGYWKSDNGWQLSAAGLHLSASGSLAGSAEALVAWLQCLLEGANGFSGLLAQLSAPRPLAHGRMSEYGLGLRWTHLGASRFVGHGGSHPGYKSYFLLDPENGTGFVVLSNREDTNGFKIALESMASLTGLPLPKPSVSLPDGLYVTETGPWWLEIKGSTCSFLDAEDTLYEDDDGWVSSRSASSPIRLRLDGSALTGEVGHATRQFRPVVPTVDVPATLDGRWRSDEGAEFDIVAGSVVMGIGPLRRGRPLTSLGSGRYLFTLHDGPWTKRVCLHMLGDDHVELVTSRARMIEYRREADRSASF from the coding sequence GGCTGCGTGGTCGGCTTCGATCTTTCCGGCACTCGGTTTGTCCATGCGGGTGGCGTTGAAAGTCTCTCGACTCTCGTCCCGTTCTCGTCTCAGACCGTCGCCCGCTATGCATCGCTCACCAAACATGTGTTCTGCGCGATGGTCCTTACGAATGCCGATGCGATCGGCCTCGATGATACGCTTGCCGATCATCTCCCGGAGTTGCAGTCCCCACTCCGCGACGTCACTGTCGGTCAGGCGCTGGATATGAGCGGGGGCTTGCCGGATGTGCGTGAATGCCTCTCGCTTCTTGGGCTATCGGTCTATAGCGAGACCAGAGCGGAGCCATTGTTGGAGTATGTTGCGCGCCAGAGGCGGCTGAATTTTCCAGCTGGAACGGAAGTCTCCTATTCCAATACCGGCTACCGGCTGGTCGAGGCCGCACTGGCGCGAAAGGGCCTGCGCTTCGATGACTTCGTGCAGAAGCGGATCGCCAAGCCCTTGGGAATTGGCCTGGCCGCTCCGGATGTCTGGAATGATCCCGTTGCCGGTCTCGCGCCCGGCTATTGGAAGTCCGATAATGGCTGGCAATTGTCCGCAGCCGGCCTTCATCTCTCTGCTTCCGGTAGTCTCGCCGGAAGCGCTGAGGCACTGGTGGCATGGCTGCAGTGCCTGTTGGAGGGAGCGAATGGTTTTTCCGGCCTGCTCGCTCAATTGTCGGCGCCGCGCCCGCTTGCGCATGGCAGGATGAGCGAATACGGCCTCGGCCTGCGTTGGACCCACCTCGGAGCGAGCCGTTTCGTCGGCCACGGCGGGTCGCATCCCGGCTACAAGAGCTATTTCCTGCTCGATCCCGAGAACGGCACCGGCTTTGTCGTCCTCTCCAATCGTGAGGACACCAACGGCTTCAAGATCGCGCTCGAAAGCATGGCGTCACTAACGGGCTTGCCGCTGCCGAAACCTTCGGTATCCTTGCCGGATGGGCTCTACGTCACCGAGACCGGCCCCTGGTGGCTGGAGATCAAGGGCAGCACCTGCAGCTTCCTAGATGCCGAAGACACGCTCTATGAAGATGATGATGGATGGGTCTCGTCCCGTTCAGCGTCGTCACCGATCCGTCTTCGCCTCGATGGTTCGGCACTCACTGGGGAAGTCGGTCATGCAACCCGGCAATTTCGTCCTGTCGTGCCAACCGTCGACGTTCCGGCAACACTCGATGGACGCTGGCGCTCGGATGAGGGCGCGGAGTTCGACATCGTTGCAGGTTCGGTCGTCATGGGCATCGGCCCGCTTCGGCGCGGTAGACCGCTGACCAGTCTGGGCAGCGGGCGCTATCTGTTCACTCTCCACGACGGACCCTGGACGAAGCGGGTCTGCCTCCACATGCTCGGCGATGACCATGTGGAGCTTGTGACCAGCCGTGCCAGGATGATCGAGTATCGACGGGAAGCTGACCGGTCTGCTAGCTTTTGA
- a CDS encoding MFS transporter, giving the protein MTNYPPSRNRLALVAVCLSALMLGLEITSIPSILPTLEKVLSADFQQLQWIMNAYTIAMCSVLMAMGTLGDRFGRKRVFMIGITVFAVASLICGLATSAPLLIAARFLQGTSAAAMLACQVAVLSHQFQDAAERGKAFGWWGIIFGIGLGFGPIVGGVLITLTSWHWVFLIHVMIAVATFIFARKGVEESVDPHATRLDVAGMATLSLAVFGTVYLITQGQQLGPASPVTLTLLAVCGASLLLFIIIETRVARPMFDFRALRVRRFSGAIIGSSGMNFSFWPFVIYLPIYLQAVLGYDAIAAGMTVLAYTLPTIVVPPLAERLLLNRGPRLVIPLGLLTIGAGFMLLMLVIGSEHASWLTLLPGCVLAGVGLGLTNTPVTNTATAALPPERSGMASGMDMSARMISLSINIALMGLILSSSVSGYILHAVPDTLSNATLRILSDLISAGNLAASESQGLSVTLAQEALAHGICRVTLYGAISALILALASFIIFGNSRAPLKS; this is encoded by the coding sequence ATGACAAACTATCCACCATCCAGAAATCGTCTAGCGCTCGTCGCCGTATGTCTGTCGGCATTGATGCTGGGGCTTGAAATCACCAGCATTCCATCGATCTTGCCGACACTTGAGAAAGTCCTTTCAGCCGACTTCCAGCAACTTCAGTGGATCATGAACGCCTATACGATAGCGATGTGCTCCGTGCTGATGGCGATGGGGACGCTGGGGGACCGGTTTGGACGCAAACGAGTCTTCATGATCGGCATCACGGTCTTCGCCGTCGCCTCGCTGATTTGCGGACTGGCGACCAGCGCGCCCCTGTTGATCGCGGCCCGCTTTCTTCAAGGAACGAGTGCTGCTGCAATGCTTGCGTGCCAGGTCGCGGTTCTATCCCATCAGTTCCAGGATGCAGCCGAGCGCGGCAAAGCCTTTGGCTGGTGGGGTATCATCTTCGGAATAGGCCTGGGTTTTGGCCCGATCGTCGGGGGAGTGCTTATCACACTCACAAGTTGGCACTGGGTTTTTCTGATCCATGTGATGATTGCAGTCGCAACCTTCATCTTCGCACGCAAGGGCGTCGAAGAGTCGGTCGATCCACACGCAACACGCCTCGATGTGGCAGGGATGGCAACACTTTCGCTTGCCGTCTTCGGCACCGTCTATCTCATCACGCAGGGCCAGCAGCTCGGACCGGCAAGTCCTGTGACGTTGACGTTGCTTGCCGTGTGTGGTGCGAGCCTCCTACTGTTCATAATCATCGAGACACGGGTCGCCCGACCTATGTTCGATTTCCGGGCGCTCCGCGTCCGTCGCTTCTCCGGTGCAATCATAGGGTCGAGTGGCATGAATTTCAGCTTTTGGCCCTTCGTCATCTATCTGCCGATCTATCTTCAGGCCGTGCTTGGCTATGATGCGATCGCAGCAGGCATGACGGTACTGGCCTACACGCTTCCAACCATTGTCGTTCCGCCGCTTGCCGAACGGCTGCTGCTCAACCGGGGACCGAGACTTGTGATCCCACTTGGCCTCCTCACCATCGGTGCGGGCTTCATGCTCTTGATGCTGGTGATCGGCAGTGAGCATGCAAGCTGGCTGACTTTGCTGCCGGGTTGCGTCTTGGCTGGCGTCGGACTGGGCCTGACCAATACGCCTGTCACCAACACGGCAACGGCAGCACTGCCGCCGGAACGCAGCGGTATGGCATCGGGCATGGATATGAGCGCCCGCATGATCTCGCTCTCCATCAACATTGCGCTGATGGGGCTTATCTTGTCGAGCAGCGTATCCGGCTACATCCTGCACGCGGTTCCCGATACACTCTCCAACGCCACGCTGCGGATTCTCTCGGATCTGATATCGGCCGGAAACCTCGCCGCCAGCGAAAGCCAAGGCCTGTCGGTCACGTTGGCTCAGGAAGCACTGGCGCACGGAATTTGCAGGGTCACTCTCTACGGCGCGATCTCGGCGTTGATCCTGGCCTTGGCGAGCTTCATAATCTTCGGAAACAGCCGCGCGCCCCTCAAAAGCTAG
- a CDS encoding LysR family transcriptional regulator, with protein sequence MLSMLEVDAVRAFVMIADHQSFTRAAEALGSTQGAVSVKLKRLEDRLGKRLIERTPRQVRLSAQGETFLTPAREFLAAHERAMAALTAERRRFRLGIAAHIMGPEMPILLAKLKTLDPCLKVEVMIDNSRALLDSYEAGALDAIIVRSDDDRRGGEVLGPEHFGWFASADFEHRSGEPMPLASHPTCCTVREVATRLLDGASIPWTEVFIGGTSAVTAALSAGLAVAAFPCRLATPDMIEVGHALGLPPIPSLSIMLHSSLTDAKTRETLRAITAAFSEHRKSSNRRISLVNA encoded by the coding sequence ATGCTTAGTATGCTGGAAGTCGATGCTGTCAGGGCCTTCGTGATGATCGCGGACCATCAGAGCTTCACACGTGCTGCAGAAGCGCTCGGTTCCACGCAGGGTGCGGTCAGCGTCAAGCTCAAACGGCTCGAAGATCGTCTTGGAAAGCGGTTGATCGAACGCACACCAAGGCAAGTCCGGTTATCGGCGCAAGGCGAAACCTTCTTGACACCAGCAAGGGAGTTTCTCGCTGCCCATGAGCGAGCAATGGCTGCATTGACCGCCGAGCGGCGACGCTTCCGGCTTGGGATCGCTGCCCATATCATGGGGCCGGAAATGCCGATCCTCTTGGCCAAGCTGAAGACGCTCGACCCCTGCCTCAAGGTCGAAGTCATGATCGACAATTCACGCGCGCTTCTCGACTCCTACGAGGCGGGTGCGCTCGATGCGATTATCGTTCGAAGCGATGATGACCGCAGGGGCGGGGAGGTGCTGGGCCCGGAACATTTCGGATGGTTTGCCTCTGCCGATTTCGAGCATCGGTCCGGAGAGCCGATGCCGCTCGCCAGCCATCCGACCTGCTGCACCGTGCGCGAAGTGGCGACCCGCCTGCTGGACGGCGCATCAATTCCCTGGACGGAAGTCTTTATCGGAGGCACGTCCGCCGTCACTGCGGCACTTTCTGCTGGCCTTGCCGTCGCCGCATTTCCCTGCCGGTTGGCAACGCCGGACATGATCGAGGTCGGCCATGCGCTCGGCTTGCCGCCGATCCCTTCGCTATCGATCATGCTGCATTCCTCGCTCACCGACGCCAAAACGCGAGAGACACTGCGTGCGATCACCGCAGCCTTCAGTGAGCACCGCAAATCGAGCAACCGGCGGATCAGCCTTGTAAACGCCTGA